One Brevibacillus choshinensis genomic window carries:
- a CDS encoding ArgE/DapE family deacylase — MREAKREILQWVENNQEQMIQFLRELVAIPSDNPPGDCYAIADHIHKRLKDFQFDDVQFLEVDSAQVMANGMIRVSNVISTTAFGEGKGPEISLNAHGDVVAPGMGWTYDPYGGEVVEGKLYGRGAAVSKSDIAAYTFALMAMRGVAEELNGKVSLAFTFDEETGGEIGPKWLLDRGYIKPDMAIAAGFTHSIVNAHNGCLHLEIVVSGKSAHAAAPQTGFDAIQAMNGILHALYAYRESLGRIKSAVPGIESPTLVVGLISGGINTNVVPDRCTIRLDRRLIPEENGEQAEKEIRQVVEQAVCDYEGIEVKVDRILLANSFGPVQEDEPLIQTLGANWKEVMDGQLEIHGVPLYADARHFYEAGVPVVMFGAGPKTLLEANGHRADEHVRIDDLVKATKIVALTLYDLLKNKALSQ, encoded by the coding sequence ATGCGTGAAGCCAAAAGAGAAATTTTACAATGGGTAGAAAACAATCAAGAGCAAATGATTCAATTCTTACGAGAGCTTGTTGCGATCCCGTCCGACAACCCGCCTGGAGATTGTTACGCGATCGCTGATCATATTCATAAAAGGTTGAAGGATTTTCAATTCGATGATGTTCAGTTCTTAGAGGTGGATTCGGCACAGGTCATGGCCAACGGAATGATCCGAGTCTCCAATGTTATTTCAACTACCGCCTTCGGAGAGGGAAAGGGTCCGGAAATATCGTTGAATGCCCACGGGGATGTAGTCGCTCCAGGAATGGGATGGACATATGACCCTTACGGAGGAGAAGTTGTAGAAGGCAAGCTATATGGCAGGGGTGCAGCTGTTTCCAAGTCTGATATCGCAGCCTATACGTTTGCCCTTATGGCAATGCGCGGTGTGGCGGAGGAATTGAATGGAAAGGTATCTTTGGCATTTACCTTCGATGAAGAAACAGGGGGAGAGATCGGTCCAAAGTGGTTATTGGATAGGGGTTATATCAAACCGGATATGGCCATTGCAGCCGGGTTCACGCATTCGATTGTCAATGCCCACAATGGATGTCTGCACTTGGAAATAGTGGTGTCGGGGAAATCAGCTCATGCTGCGGCACCTCAAACCGGTTTTGACGCCATACAGGCAATGAACGGGATCCTACACGCCTTGTACGCGTATCGCGAGTCACTTGGCAGGATCAAATCTGCCGTCCCGGGAATTGAATCGCCAACGTTAGTAGTAGGTTTAATCTCTGGGGGAATCAATACCAATGTGGTTCCAGACCGGTGTACGATTCGCTTGGATCGGCGACTGATTCCCGAAGAGAACGGAGAGCAGGCGGAAAAGGAAATCCGTCAGGTGGTTGAGCAGGCTGTTTGTGATTACGAAGGCATCGAAGTAAAAGTAGATCGCATTCTTTTGGCAAACAGCTTTGGTCCTGTTCAGGAGGATGAGCCACTGATTCAGACGTTAGGAGCGAATTGGAAAGAAGTGATGGATGGGCAACTAGAAATCCATGGGGTTCCGCTTTATGCCGATGCCAGACATTTCTACGAAGCGGGGGTGCCGGTCGTCATGTTTGGGGCGGGTCCTAAAACCTTGCTGGAAGCAAACGGCCACAGAGCCGATGAGCATGTCCGTATTGATGACCTGGTGAAGGCAACTAAAATTGTAGCGTTAACTCTCTATGATCTGTTAAAAAATAAAGCCCTTTCCCAATAA
- a CDS encoding VOC family protein, translating into MIKGFGGIFWRTKNLEVVKKWYSEVLKIEIENWNGTVIKPEIGNETIFSFFTENDSYFPTEQQVMLNFQVHNLNETIEHLEHIGVPLAKEKEMNEFDKFIWIKDPEGRLIELWEQ; encoded by the coding sequence ATGATAAAAGGTTTCGGAGGAATATTTTGGAGAACCAAGAATCTTGAGGTTGTAAAAAAGTGGTACAGTGAAGTGTTGAAGATCGAAATAGAAAATTGGAATGGGACTGTGATAAAACCCGAAATAGGAAATGAGACTATCTTTTCTTTCTTTACCGAGAATGACAGCTATTTTCCAACCGAACAACAAGTGATGTTAAATTTCCAAGTACATAATCTAAACGAGACTATTGAGCATCTAGAACATATTGGTGTACCTCTTGCGAAGGAAAAAGAGATGAATGAATTTGATAAGTTTATTTGGATTAAAGATCCTGAAGGTCGACTGATCGAGCTTTGGGAGCAATAA